GACCGGGGTCGCCGCCGAACGCCACCAGCGCCGTTCCGGCGCCGAGCTCGAAGTTGCCGAGCGAGGCAGGCGGCGAAGGGATCGCCAGCGCCAGATTGACGCCGAAGATGACCCCCATCGCCTGCGGCAAGCCGTGTGGAAGGTGGAATGCCGCAAGGGCGAGCATGGTCACCGCGATCTCCAGGGTCCAGGCGAAGGCGGAAAACATCGCCGCCTGCGCCACCGCCCGTGGATTCCGGGCGGCCATCAGCCCGGATCGGGCGCGAGCTACCGCGTTCGCGATCCGTCCGCTGGGCAGCGACTCCGGGTGCTTCGCCAGCCAGAGAAAGGTGAGGACCAGCGTCACCGCCCCGATCATTCCCAGCCAGACGACGACGGCCATCCATCGCGGCACGGGCAGGAGCGCCGGCAACAGCGCCGCGAAGGCGAACATCACGACACCGTTGACGCTGTGGTCCAGCGCGACGGTGCCGAGCGCCGTGGCGCGAGCGATTCCCGTGGCCCGCGCGAGGAGCTCGGTGCGCACCGCTTCTCCCGCGCGCATCGGTAGAAAGGCGCTCGCTGCCTGCCCCACGTAGATGGCGGCGACCGGAGTGGAGCGCGGAACCCGACGGATTCCCCGCACCAGCGATGCCCAGCGAAGCCCCTGCAGGGCGGTGCAGGGCACACAGACCACAACGGCCAATAGCGCGAGGCCGAGATCGACGCCCTGGAACGCATGCGAGACCTGGTTCCAGTCCAGCCTGCGGGCAAAGACCAACACGCAGGCGCCGACCAGGACCCAGACCGCGACGCGCAGCAGAACGAGCAGCCGTTCACGGGTCATGCTGCGCGAATCTAGTCACCGCTCCTTGACTTGCGGCTGTTCGCCATTGGACCGCGCGACCGGCGCGGTCGCCTGGGGCGCGGGTTGTGGGCTCGTCCCCGAAGCGGCGTGCGGCGTGGCTGCCGGTGGCGGCACGGCCACGGGCCGCTGCTGAATCACGTTGCCGAAGCCCGTCGGGGGAGGACTGGACTGCGGCCGCGCCTGGACGGAAGGCTGCGGAGCGCCGTACCACGTCGGCCGCGGGCGGGCCGTCGCCGGACCCTGCGGCACACCGCGCGGCCCTTGGGGAATCGCCATCGGCTGTCCGTTGCGGGCAGGGACCGCAACCGGGGCGGTTCGCGGCCTGTAGAACATCACGGCGCCGAAACCCGTCCGCGCTGCCGAGGGCGTTCGCGCATCGCCGATGGCCAAGGGACGGACCGCCCTCCCGATCGCCCGCTCTACGGAGGCTACCGGGGGCCCGCTCTGCTGCCCGCCCGGCGCCCGAGCCGGCAACGGGATGACTCGCCGCTGCGGTCGGGGCACGACGTGATGGACGACCGGCTCGAGGAACGTCCGTGTGGGAACGACGACCCAGAGCGCAGGCTGCTCGACGTAAGAGTCGCGCACGCCCATCGGGCACCAGGCCGCATAACCATCGCTCCAACGCCAGCTCACCCACGCCGGCGCCCAGATGCTCCCCGGCACCCACATCCAGCCGACTGCCGGAGACCAGCCCCAGCGCCCGTAGTGGTAGACGGCCCATCCGAACGACTCGTCGCTCGCCCAGGCCCAGCCGGCGCGCGTCCATACCCAGCGGCCATAGGTGTACGGCTGCCAGTCCGAGGCGACATGCGTCGGCCGCCAGACGGTGCCGTATTCGGGGGTGTCGATCCATTCGCCGTTCCAGGTGAGCTCGGAGTCGCTGCGGAAGTCGTCGAAGGTCGGCCCGCTGCCTGCCGTGTAGTCGGCATCGTCCGGGTACGACTGCCAGGAATTGTCCGCCGGCTGCGACCCGTATCGATCGTCGCCGTAGCCATATCCGTCGGAGCCGGAGCCGTCCTGTGACCACGATCCCTGGTCCCAGCCGCTGCGGTCGTAGCCCTGCGCGAGAGCGGGGGCGGCGGCGAGGAGAACGGCGAGCAGGATTGACTTCATGGCGGGCCTCCCTGCTGCTTGGACGGCCGCCATGCTGGCATGTTCACGCAACCGCACAAACAAACCGCCGCGGCGGAAATCACGCCGTCTTGCGGTCCTTCTCGAAGAGCAGCGTGGGCTCTTCGCCGCGCATGATCACGCCCTCGGTGATCTTGCACTCCTTGATGCTGTCCCGGTACGGCACGTCGTACTGGATGTCGAGCATCGCATTTTCCATGATGGCGCGCAGGCCGCGCGCTCCCGCCTTGCGGCGCATGGCTTCGTGGGCGATCGACCGCAGCGCCTCGCGCGAGAAGGTCAGCTTCACCCGCTCCATCTCGAAGAGCTTCTGGTATTGCTTGACCAGCGCATTCTTCGGCTGGGTGAGGATGGTGACCAGATCGTCCTCGGTCAGATCGTCGAGGGTGGCGATCATCGGCAGGCGGCCGACGAACTCCGGGATCATCCCGAACTTGATCAGATCGGTCGGCTCGATCAGCTGCAGCATCTCGCCGACGCCGCGGTTGTCCTTCGGCTGCACGTGCGCGCCGAAGCCCAGCCCTTTCTCTCCTGCGCGCCGCTTGATGATGTTCTCGATGCCGTAGAAGGCGCCGCCGCAGATGAAGAGGATGTTCGAAGTGTCGACCTGGATGTATTCCTGCTGGTTGTACTTCTTGCCTCCCCGCGGGGTGACGTTGGCCCGGGTGCCCTCGATGATCTTGAGCAGCGCCTGCTGCACGCCCTCGCCGCCGACGTCGCGGGTGGGGCTCGGCGTGTCTCCCTTGCGCGCGATCTTGTCGATCTCGTCGATGTAGACGATGCCGCGCGCCGCCTTCTCCACGTCGTAGTCGGCCGCGTGCAGCAGGTTCTGGATGATGTTCTCGACGTCCTCGCCGACGTAGCCCGCTTCGGTCAGCGAGGTGGCGTCGGCGATGGTGAACGGGACGTTGAGAAAGCGCGCCAGCGACTGCGCCAGCAGCGTCTTGCCAGAGCCGGTGGGGCCGAGCAGGAGGATGTTCGATTTCTGCAGCTCGACGTCGCTGTCGCCTTGCTGCCGCGCGGCCTGCATCCCCGGACGCTGGCGGGCGGGCTTCTTCGAGTAGATGCGCTTGTAGTGGTTGTAGACGGCGACGGCGAGGATCTTCTTGGCACGCTCCTGACCGACCACGTAGTCGTCGAGGAACGTCTTGATCTCCATCGGCGCCGGGAGCGCGACGGCGGGACGGTTCTCCTCGCGCTCGCTTTCCTCGGCGATGATGTCGTTGCAGAGCTTGATGCACTCGTCGCAGATGTAGACGGTGGGGCCGGCGATGAGCTTCCGGACTTCCCTCTGCCCCTTCCCACAGAAGGAGCAGGAGAGATTGCCGTGGTGATGGCTGTCCTTCCGGCTCATGTCACCTCCTCCTTACAGGAGTGTACGCAAGGGGCTGCCGGCCGGGCAACCATGACCAGCGACAGTACGTAGGGAAATTTATAGAGGGTGGGTCCGACGCGCCAGAATCCGTTCGCGGCGCACACGATTTTCCTTGCTGGGCACTATGCTGCCGCTGGCTCCCCCGCTGTGGCAAGATCTTCCCACAGAATCGCGCAGCGCGTCGGTTGCGGAGCGACCCGGCGAGCGTCAACATCGGGTGTTGTCTTGAACCAGACCTTCGCGCTGCTGCTCTCGTACGACGGCGCGGCGTTTCGCGGCTGGCAGAAGCAGCCTGGAATGGCGACGGTCCAAGGGACGCTGGAGGGCGGGCTGCGCGCTCTCCTGGGAAAGCGACCGGTCGTCCACGGAGCGTCGCGAACGGATGCGGGTGTTCATGCCCTGGGCCAGGTCGCGTCGCTCGAGAGCGGCCGAGCCACGAATCTGGACGGCCTTCAGCTTCCTCCCGCGCTACGGCTCTTGCGCTGGACCATCGCGGAACGATCGTTCCATGCGCGCAGCAGCGCTATCGGAAAGCGGTACCGCTATGCTCTTCGCAGCTTCGTCCAGGGCGAGCCCGACTGGGAGCGTGCCCGCGCCGCGCTCCGGGGCCTCGCGGGACTGCCCCACCTCTCTGGACTTTGTTCCCCTTCCAGGGGCCACAAGCCTGCTCCACCGCTCACCTCATGGTCGCTCGGCGA
This genomic window from Deltaproteobacteria bacterium contains:
- a CDS encoding flippase-like domain-containing protein — encoded protein: MTRERLLVLLRVAVWVLVGACVLVFARRLDWNQVSHAFQGVDLGLALLAVVVCVPCTALQGLRWASLVRGIRRVPRSTPVAAIYVGQAASAFLPMRAGEAVRTELLARATGIARATALGTVALDHSVNGVVMFAFAALLPALLPVPRWMAVVVWLGMIGAVTLVLTFLWLAKHPESLPSGRIANAVARARSGLMAARNPRAVAQAAMFSAFAWTLEIAVTMLALAAFHLPHGLPQAMGVIFGVNLALAIPSPPASLGNFELGAGTALVAFGGDPGHAAAFAIGLHAVQLLPTLVMGGLMATNFRKPVPAMPPAGAQEA
- the clpX gene encoding ATP-dependent Clp protease ATP-binding subunit ClpX, which produces MSRKDSHHHGNLSCSFCGKGQREVRKLIAGPTVYICDECIKLCNDIIAEESEREENRPAVALPAPMEIKTFLDDYVVGQERAKKILAVAVYNHYKRIYSKKPARQRPGMQAARQQGDSDVELQKSNILLLGPTGSGKTLLAQSLARFLNVPFTIADATSLTEAGYVGEDVENIIQNLLHAADYDVEKAARGIVYIDEIDKIARKGDTPSPTRDVGGEGVQQALLKIIEGTRANVTPRGGKKYNQQEYIQVDTSNILFICGGAFYGIENIIKRRAGEKGLGFGAHVQPKDNRGVGEMLQLIEPTDLIKFGMIPEFVGRLPMIATLDDLTEDDLVTILTQPKNALVKQYQKLFEMERVKLTFSREALRSIAHEAMRRKAGARGLRAIMENAMLDIQYDVPYRDSIKECKITEGVIMRGEEPTLLFEKDRKTA